A window of the Juglans microcarpa x Juglans regia isolate MS1-56 chromosome 5D, Jm3101_v1.0, whole genome shotgun sequence genome harbors these coding sequences:
- the LOC121265646 gene encoding ankyrin repeat-containing protein ITN1-like: protein MSPKSERIVRHHKLNAELYQALLSEDSEKVKELCSKVGEQGLHILTIHDDTVLHAATYSKQTQLVLHLLDELPPQHLDKMTRQNHQGNTILHEAVVSNVQIDVVKKVLEKAPGLLCMRNHLGETALFRSVRYGKEKIFQFLAGKISDYNEANQKLFLQRSDKSTILHVAVLNDRFDLALHIADKYKHLVGERDADGMTALQLLSCNPGAFLREKQVYFFQQIINFASSYFTSTKQPEPAYISALKLAKFLIERDTSWEATYPGIDQSKPRLHKYGGSPTGERGVGQGSQLMTTLGTHEGDLPETNTPLFLATKSGCVDIAEEILKHYPQAVEHIDDRGRNILHIAIKFRRLNIFDLVTKGEVPVKRLVRKVDNEGNSILHVVGMKLKDYTPETLRGPALELRDEMLWFERVKLITPPHFLEHRNDMKLTAEQFFYKENNELRTSATEWLKRTSEGCTVVAVLIATVAFAAAYTVPGGPNSQTGAPVLVNKPFFVVFTVTDVLSLSFALTSVVIFLSIVSSPFRLQDFKESLPNKLMFGFTFLFLSVSMMMFAFGSTVLLMIQNRESWTKVILYALSFLPVGIFALSYFPLYISLSETYKYLLKKLKRAIPWKLFETKTSAWPKGAQLTEESA, encoded by the exons ATGTCTCCAAAATCAGAAAGGATCGTTAGGCATCATAAGCTAAATGCGGAGTTGTACCAGGCTTTGCTGAGTGAAGATTCCGAAAAGGTGAAAGAATTGTGTTCAAAAGTTGGGGAGCAAGGATTGCACATATTGACAATACATGACGACACTGTGCTCCACGCAGCCACTTATTCCAAACAAACCCAATTGGTACTCCATCTTCTAGATGAACTGCCTCCCCAACATCTTGACAAAATGACCCGACAAAACCATCAAGGAAACACCATTCTCCACGAAGCGGTCGTATCCAATGTACAGATTGACGTGGTAAAGAAGGTGTTAGAGAAGGCCCCAGGACTGTTATGCATGCGTAACCACCTTGGAGAGACCGCGCTCTTTCGGTCGGTCCGCTATGGCAAGGAGAAGATATTCCAATTCCTTGCAGGAAAAATTTCCGATTACAATGAAGCTAATCAAAAACTCTTCCTCCAGAGGAGTGATAAGTCTACCATTCTACACGTTGCCGTCCTTAATGACCGCTTCG ATTTGGCCTTGCACATTGCGGATAAGTACAAGCACTTGGTTGGTGAACGAGACGCAGATGGGATGACTGCTCTTCAACTTCTCTCATGCAACCCAGGAGCTTTTCTACGAGAGAAACAAGTGTACTTTTTCCAGCAAATCATCAATTTTG CCAGCTCATATTTTACTTCAACCAAACAACCAGAGCCTGCATATATATCAGCCTTGAAGCTGGCCAAGTTCCTAATTGAAAGAGATACCTCGTGGGAAGCAACTTATCCTGGAATAGACCAGAGCAAGCCTAGGCTACACAAATATGGTGGGAGTCCAACCGGAGAGAGGGGAGTTGGACAAGGTTCTCAATTAATGACTACACTTGGTACTCATGAAGGGGATCTACCAGAAACAAATACTCCTTTGTTTTTGGCAACTAAGTCAGGCTGTGTAGACATTGCTGAAGAAATACTGAAGCATTACCCCCAAGCAGTTGAGCATATTGATGACAGAGGGCGGAACATATTGCATATAGCTATAAAGTTTCGTCGGTTGAATATTTTTGACCTTGTAACGAAAGGAGAAGTGCCCGTGAAAAGACTGGTACGAAAAGTCGACAACGAAGGAAATTCTATACTTCATGTCGTTGGAAtgaaattaaaagattataCGCCCGAGACATTGCGAGGCCCTGCACTTGAGTTGCGAGATGAAATGCTATGGTTTGAG CGTGTGAAGTTAATCACCCCACCCCATTTCCTTGAACATCGTAACGATATGAAGCTGACAGCTgagcaatttttttataaagaaaataatgaactcCGAACATCAGCAACAGAATGGCTAAAGCGGACCTCAGAAGGATGCACCGTTGTCGCAGTACTCATTGCTACCGTTGCCTTTGCTGCAGCCTACACAGTACCTGGAGGTCCAAATAGTCAGACAGGAGCTCCAGTCCTCGTCAACAAACCTTTCTTTGTGGTTTTTACTGTGACCGATGTGTTGTCCCTTTCATTTGCTTTGACATCAGTGGTAATATTTCTCTCCATCGTCTCATCACCATTCCGTTTACAAGACTTCAAGGAATCTCTTCCAAATAAGCTCATGTTTGGGTTCACATTTCTATTCCTCTCCGTATCCATGATGATGTTTGCATTTGGATCAACGGTCCTCCTCATGATACAAAACAGGGAAAGCTGGACAAAAGTCATCCTATATGCACTTTCTTTCCTACCAGTCGGAATCTTCGCACTTTCATATTTCCCTCTCTATATATCACTATCGGAAACTTACAAGTACTTGCTGAAAAAGCTGAAGCGGGCAATTCCTTGGAAACTTTTTG